One Setaria viridis chromosome 5, Setaria_viridis_v4.0, whole genome shotgun sequence genomic region harbors:
- the LOC117856389 gene encoding agamous-like MADS-box protein AGL61: MPRRVKRSRVKFIEDERDHSLTFFNRRSRLFKDASELSTLTGARVTVVVESKNKKVSSFSTPDAGPIVDAFLSEDASTEFNTIKEGKVKSTTLQNESFHLEKSKAVEDNMEENMMQAKDIQETSRMAKYVYGKVEDLNAIELIEMCSKLSEIEQEIEDRLSINFVRTK; encoded by the coding sequence ATGCCGAGGAGGGTTAAGAGATCAAGAGTGAAGTTCATTGAGGATGAAAGAGACCATAGTCTCACATTCTTCAATCGTCGTTCTAGGCTTTTCAAGGATGCATCTGAACTCTCCACCCTTACCGGTGCGAGGGTTACTGTAGTGGTGGAGTCCAAAAATAAGAAAGTTTCCTCTTTCAGCACTCCAGATGCTGGCCCAATTGTTGACGCTTTCCTTTCTGAAGATGCATCAACAGAGTTCAACACCATCAAAGAAGGAAAGGTAAAAAGTACTACCTTACAAAATGAGTCGTTTCACCTAGAGAAAAGCAAGGCTGTGGAGGACAACATGGAGGAGAACATGATGCAGGCCAAGGACATCCAAGAGACCTCAAGGATGGCCAAGTATGTTTATGGTAAAGTAGAGGATCTTAATGCCATTGAACTCATTGAGATGTGCAGTAAGCTCTCAGAGATCGAGCAAGAGATCGAAGATCGCTTGTCTATCAATTTCGTGCGGACCAAGTAG